In a genomic window of Azospirillum lipoferum 4B:
- a CDS encoding glycosyltransferase family 4 protein — protein sequence MPDDSIHLREPVTDRPASKASPSSLSLSDVPVPEELLLVAQSYWPEPAGSAPMMTDLATAFAAAGAETTVLTARPNYPGNKVYDGYADGSQDSKTVDGVLIERLPTIPPAGGGMKARLIHEGVLHAGFAAALARGRVGRHDAVLSLCPSILSVAVADRLTTPGGRHIAIVHDIQSGLAGALGMGGKAAVKAIRAMERTALNRADAIVVLSEPMRGVLEELGVTRPIHVIPPHVDADAVHPLPRPDQPPTALYSGAFARKQGLEQVLDMAGHLAELMPQARIKMRGQGGLEEELKSRARAMGLGNVIFQPLAPKDQLNEAMAEGDVHLVPQRPEGAAFAMPGKAVTILAAGRPFVSTCLPGSALATLEAQVGAFLCTPPEEPRAMAEAVAALLSDSARATAMGRRGRAWVEANATRAVALDRYARLLLGVAA from the coding sequence ATGCCGGACGATTCCATCCATCTGCGGGAGCCGGTCACCGACCGGCCAGCCTCCAAGGCCTCTCCCAGCTCGCTTTCCCTGTCGGACGTGCCCGTGCCGGAAGAGCTGCTGCTGGTGGCGCAGAGCTATTGGCCGGAGCCGGCCGGCAGCGCGCCGATGATGACCGACCTCGCCACCGCCTTCGCGGCGGCCGGGGCCGAAACGACCGTGCTGACCGCGCGGCCCAACTATCCCGGCAACAAGGTCTATGACGGCTATGCCGACGGGTCGCAGGACAGCAAGACGGTGGACGGGGTGCTGATCGAGCGACTGCCCACCATCCCCCCGGCCGGCGGCGGCATGAAGGCCCGCCTGATCCACGAGGGCGTGCTGCATGCCGGCTTCGCCGCCGCACTCGCCCGCGGCCGGGTCGGGCGGCACGACGCGGTGCTGTCGCTCTGCCCGTCGATCCTGTCGGTGGCCGTCGCCGACCGCCTCACCACGCCGGGCGGCAGGCATATCGCCATCGTCCACGACATCCAGTCCGGCCTTGCCGGCGCGCTCGGCATGGGCGGCAAGGCGGCGGTCAAGGCGATCCGCGCCATGGAGCGCACGGCGCTGAACCGGGCCGACGCCATCGTCGTCCTGTCGGAGCCGATGCGCGGCGTGCTGGAGGAGTTGGGCGTCACCAGGCCGATCCATGTGATCCCGCCCCATGTCGATGCCGACGCGGTCCATCCGCTGCCGCGCCCCGACCAGCCGCCGACCGCGCTCTACAGCGGCGCCTTCGCCCGCAAGCAGGGGCTGGAGCAGGTGCTGGACATGGCAGGCCATCTGGCGGAGCTGATGCCGCAGGCCCGCATCAAGATGCGCGGCCAGGGCGGGCTGGAGGAGGAGCTGAAGTCGCGCGCCCGCGCCATGGGCCTCGGCAACGTGATCTTCCAGCCGCTGGCGCCCAAGGACCAGTTGAACGAAGCGATGGCGGAGGGCGACGTCCATCTCGTGCCCCAGCGGCCCGAGGGGGCGGCCTTCGCCATGCCCGGCAAGGCGGTGACCATCCTCGCCGCCGGCCGGCCCTTCGTCAGCACCTGCCTGCCGGGGTCGGCGCTCGCCACGCTGGAGGCCCAGGTCGGCGCCTTCCTGTGCACCCCGCCGGAGGAGCCGCGCGCGATGGCGGAGGCGGTGGCGGCGCTGCTGTCCGATTCCGCCCGCGCAACCGCGATGGGCCGCCGCGGCCGCGCCTGGGTGGAGGCCAATGCCACCCGCGCCGTCGCGCTCGACCGATACGCCCGTCTTCTGTTGGGAGTGGCAGCATGA
- a CDS encoding GDP-L-fucose synthase family protein, whose product MDRNSRIFVAGHRGLVGSAILRRLTEAGHTDLVIRDRSQLDLTDQAAVRAFFDREGIEHVILAAAKVGGILANDRFGGDFIRDNLLIQNNVIDAAWRAGVKKLLFLGSSCLYPKHAEQPIKEEALLSGPMEPSNKPYAVAKIAGITMCQAYRRQYGFNAICAMPSNLYGPGDHFDPETSHALPGMIRRFHDAKLAGDPTVTLWGTGTPRREFLYVDDMADACLHLMDHYDSEEIINVGPGDDIAIADLAALIRDTVGYTGTLTHDLSKPDGHPRKLMDVSRLFATGWRPRVSLEEGLRRTYDWFLENAAPDRRQASKQAAE is encoded by the coding sequence ATGGACCGCAACAGCCGTATCTTCGTCGCCGGCCACCGGGGACTCGTCGGGTCCGCCATTCTGCGGCGGCTGACGGAGGCCGGGCATACCGACCTCGTGATCCGCGACCGGTCGCAGCTCGACCTGACGGACCAGGCGGCGGTGCGCGCCTTCTTCGACCGCGAAGGGATCGAGCATGTGATCCTGGCCGCGGCGAAGGTGGGCGGCATCCTTGCCAACGACCGCTTCGGCGGCGACTTCATCCGCGACAACCTGTTGATCCAGAACAACGTCATCGACGCCGCATGGCGCGCCGGCGTGAAGAAGCTGCTGTTCCTCGGCTCCTCCTGCCTCTACCCGAAGCATGCCGAGCAGCCGATCAAGGAGGAGGCGCTGCTGTCCGGCCCGATGGAGCCGAGCAACAAGCCCTACGCTGTCGCCAAGATCGCCGGCATCACCATGTGCCAGGCCTACCGGCGCCAGTACGGCTTCAACGCCATCTGCGCCATGCCGTCCAACCTCTATGGTCCCGGCGACCATTTCGATCCCGAGACCTCGCACGCGCTGCCGGGCATGATCCGCCGCTTCCACGACGCCAAGCTGGCGGGCGATCCGACCGTCACGCTGTGGGGCACCGGCACGCCGCGGCGCGAGTTCCTCTATGTCGACGACATGGCGGACGCCTGCCTGCACCTGATGGACCATTACGACAGCGAGGAGATCATCAATGTCGGCCCCGGCGACGACATCGCCATTGCCGACCTCGCGGCGCTGATCCGCGATACCGTCGGCTACACCGGCACGTTGACCCACGACCTGAGCAAGCCCGACGGCCACCCGCGCAAGCTGATGGACGTGTCGCGTCTGTTCGCCACCGGCTGGCGCCCCAGGGTGTCGCTGGAGGAGGGGCTGCGCCGCACCTACGACTGGTTCCTGGAGAACGCTGCTCCGGACCGTCGCCAAGCTTCCAAGCAGGCTGCGGAGTAA
- a CDS encoding nucleotide sugar dehydrogenase — MLPKTFSDRNVSVLGLGYVGLTLAVAMADAGFQVHGVEVRQDVLDKLGQGNPHFHEPGLTEKLRHVIARGRFTFSRNQQDSSKASVFIITVGTPLGKDGRVRTDMIEAATRQVASCLHDGDLVILRSTVKLGTTRNVVAPILRATGKQFDIAFCPERTLEGQALLELNQLPQIIGAESLDVATRAAQIFGFLTPTTVKVSTLETAELIKLVDNTYRDVTFAFSNEIAKLCNAMEISAVEVARAGKLGYPRTNLPLPGPVGGPCLEKDPHILIEAAREVGVEMAITAAGRLVNESQPVEVADFLGKLAHSMQGFPEVPTISLMGLAFKGRPATDDLRGTMAKPVLEELRQRFPTARLRGFDAVVRPDDIRSFGLEPAANMTEAVSGANLAVILNNHPVFTSMPLPDLAERMDRPGVIYDFWNNFNSRDVDLPDGTAYVALGSHGAARYAHVA, encoded by the coding sequence ATGCTTCCCAAGACTTTTTCCGATCGTAACGTCAGCGTCCTCGGGCTCGGCTATGTCGGCCTGACGCTGGCGGTGGCGATGGCGGACGCCGGCTTCCAGGTGCATGGGGTCGAGGTGCGGCAGGACGTGCTCGACAAGCTCGGCCAGGGCAACCCGCATTTCCACGAGCCGGGCCTGACGGAGAAGCTGCGCCACGTCATCGCACGCGGCCGCTTCACCTTCAGCCGCAACCAGCAGGATTCCAGCAAGGCCAGCGTCTTCATCATCACGGTCGGCACGCCGCTCGGCAAGGACGGCCGGGTCCGCACCGACATGATCGAAGCGGCCACCCGTCAGGTCGCCAGCTGCCTGCATGACGGCGATCTGGTCATCCTGCGCTCCACCGTGAAGCTGGGCACCACCCGCAACGTCGTGGCGCCGATCCTGCGCGCCACCGGCAAGCAGTTCGACATCGCCTTCTGCCCGGAACGCACGCTGGAAGGGCAGGCGCTGCTGGAGCTGAACCAGCTGCCGCAGATCATCGGGGCGGAGAGCCTGGACGTCGCCACCCGCGCGGCGCAGATCTTCGGCTTCCTGACGCCGACCACCGTCAAGGTCTCCACCCTGGAGACGGCGGAGCTGATCAAGCTGGTCGACAACACCTATCGCGACGTCACCTTCGCCTTCTCCAACGAGATCGCCAAGCTGTGCAACGCCATGGAGATCTCGGCGGTCGAGGTGGCGCGCGCCGGCAAGCTGGGCTATCCGCGCACCAACCTGCCGCTGCCCGGCCCGGTCGGCGGCCCCTGCCTGGAGAAGGACCCCCACATCCTGATCGAGGCGGCGCGCGAGGTCGGTGTCGAGATGGCGATCACCGCCGCCGGCCGTCTGGTCAACGAAAGCCAGCCGGTCGAGGTCGCCGACTTCCTCGGCAAGCTCGCCCATTCGATGCAGGGCTTCCCGGAGGTGCCGACCATCAGCCTGATGGGCCTCGCCTTCAAGGGCCGGCCGGCGACCGACGATCTGCGCGGCACCATGGCAAAGCCGGTGCTGGAGGAGCTGCGCCAGCGCTTCCCCACCGCCCGCCTGCGCGGCTTCGACGCGGTGGTGCGGCCGGACGACATCCGCTCCTTCGGGCTGGAGCCGGCGGCCAACATGACCGAGGCGGTGTCCGGCGCCAATCTGGCGGTGATCCTGAACAACCACCCGGTCTTCACCTCCATGCCGCTGCCGGATCTGGCCGAGCGGATGGACCGGCCGGGCGTGATCTACGACTTCTGGAACAACTTCAACAGCCGCGATGTCGACCTGCCGGACGGCACCGCCTATGTCGCGCTCGGCAGCCATGGCGCCGCCCGCTACGCGCATGTGGCCTGA
- a CDS encoding NAD-dependent epimerase/dehydratase family protein: MKHYLVTGGSGFIGAALVQRLVRDGHRVRVLDDNSRGHTGRLAGVLDDVEFVQGDIRDPAAVREAVRGVDGVLHLAAVNGTRHFYEKPEVVLDVGVRGMLNVLDACRADGVGDLVVASSSEAYQTPPVVPTPEDVPLVVPDVLNARYSYGGSKLISELLAVNWGRSGFDRVAIFRPHNVYGPDMGWEHVVPEFSRRAVEAIASHPSGPVPFQIQGDGRQTRAFVHIDDAIDGIVTVVDKGEHLGIYHIGNPEEVTIADLARQTVSCLGREAQVMPGPAAPGGTDRRSPDIARLTALGFTPRIPLSAGLPGVVEWYAERARAELGRMGQAAE, translated from the coding sequence ATGAAACACTATCTCGTCACCGGCGGCAGCGGCTTCATCGGCGCCGCACTGGTCCAGCGGCTGGTCCGTGACGGCCACCGCGTCCGCGTGCTGGACGACAATTCGCGCGGGCACACCGGGCGGCTGGCCGGCGTGCTGGACGACGTGGAGTTCGTCCAGGGCGACATCCGCGACCCGGCCGCCGTGCGCGAGGCGGTGCGCGGCGTCGACGGCGTGCTGCATCTGGCCGCCGTCAACGGCACCAGGCATTTCTACGAGAAGCCGGAAGTGGTCCTGGACGTCGGCGTGCGCGGCATGCTGAACGTGCTGGACGCCTGCCGTGCCGACGGGGTGGGCGACCTCGTCGTCGCCTCCTCGTCGGAGGCCTACCAGACCCCGCCAGTGGTGCCGACGCCGGAGGACGTGCCGCTGGTGGTGCCGGACGTGCTGAACGCCCGCTACAGCTACGGCGGCTCCAAGCTGATCTCGGAGCTGCTGGCCGTCAACTGGGGCCGCAGCGGCTTCGACCGCGTGGCGATCTTCCGTCCGCACAACGTCTACGGCCCCGACATGGGCTGGGAGCATGTGGTGCCGGAATTCTCCCGCCGCGCGGTGGAGGCGATCGCCAGCCACCCGAGCGGGCCGGTGCCCTTCCAGATCCAGGGCGACGGCCGCCAGACCCGCGCCTTCGTCCACATCGACGACGCCATCGACGGCATCGTGACGGTGGTCGACAAGGGCGAGCATCTCGGCATCTACCATATCGGCAACCCGGAAGAGGTCACCATCGCCGACCTCGCCCGCCAGACGGTGTCCTGCCTCGGCCGCGAGGCCCAGGTGATGCCGGGTCCTGCCGCCCCCGGCGGCACCGACCGCCGCAGTCCCGACATCGCCAGGCTGACGGCGCTGGGCTTCACCCCGCGCATCCCGCTCTCCGCCGGCCTGCCCGGCGTGGTGGAGTGGTACGCCGAGCGCGCACGGGCGGAACTGGGGCGCATGGGGCAGGCGGCGGAGTAG
- a CDS encoding GumC family protein — translation MRRTTGLLRRHKLLIGTVIVVGTGLAVLAAFRMTPLYTAETLIMVEHRKNTVLNFEGVVSDMTPDVSALQSEVAILKSPAFAEKVVAKLKLMNDPEFNASLRPPSPGWVTALNPRNWIPDSWKQTGGVPLSPEEIERNQLTSVVNEVLDNTSVRPQGRSYVIAVSFDSEDPRKASLIANTMADLYLVDQLDEKFKASKRATQWLEERLADLRREAQTTGDAVEKYRTQHGLTTSSVNESTVVGQQLSQLNADYILARTKRQEAETKLRDVTAMANSPRGASAVGDVLGSPLIQALREREVDLQRQIADATNRYGNRHPMLQALQSQLRDLQGQIRSDVGKIVSNLSNEVELAKGREQGLKASLDQAEAKQNEQQQATVGLRTLERDATTAQAMYESLLTRSQQIAAQTDMRQPDARVVSEASIPLDPSQPNRKLIVLLALVASGTLGVLLAMLRERADGGFRSPHQFELATGVRSLGIVPRIPRFGGSPASYVVDKPVSAFAESMQNLRTSLLLANPDGRHRVILFSSSVPGEGKSSVAAAFARTCANAGQRTILVDCDLRRKCLHEMLGMANNRGLSEVLAGTAALEDAIQVDPRTGLHVISAGHGRSLPQDALGSSGMHQLLSRLSVNYDRVVLDSPPVLAVSEGKLLAALADQTVFIVRWGLTKRGTAMAGLKEVVEAGGEVVGVLFSQVDTRRHAQYEFPDSGRYHGYRRYYAN, via the coding sequence GTGCGCCGGACCACCGGGCTGTTGCGGCGGCACAAGCTGCTGATCGGCACGGTGATCGTGGTCGGCACCGGACTGGCGGTCCTCGCCGCGTTCCGGATGACGCCGCTCTACACGGCCGAGACCCTGATCATGGTCGAGCACCGCAAGAACACCGTCCTCAATTTCGAAGGCGTGGTGTCCGACATGACGCCCGACGTCAGCGCCCTGCAGAGCGAGGTCGCCATCCTGAAGTCGCCGGCCTTCGCCGAGAAGGTGGTGGCGAAGCTGAAGCTGATGAACGATCCGGAATTCAACGCCTCGCTGCGGCCGCCGTCGCCAGGATGGGTGACGGCGCTGAACCCGCGCAACTGGATTCCCGACAGCTGGAAGCAGACCGGCGGCGTGCCGCTGTCGCCCGAGGAGATCGAGCGCAACCAACTGACCTCCGTGGTCAACGAGGTGCTCGACAACACGTCGGTCCGGCCGCAGGGCCGCTCCTACGTCATCGCCGTCAGCTTCGACAGCGAGGACCCGCGCAAGGCCTCCCTGATCGCCAACACCATGGCCGACCTTTATCTGGTCGACCAGCTCGACGAGAAGTTCAAGGCGTCCAAGCGCGCCACCCAATGGCTGGAGGAACGGCTGGCCGACCTGCGCCGGGAAGCGCAGACCACCGGCGACGCGGTGGAGAAGTACCGGACCCAGCATGGCCTGACCACCTCGTCGGTCAATGAAAGCACCGTGGTCGGCCAGCAGCTGAGCCAGCTGAACGCCGATTACATCCTGGCCCGCACCAAGCGGCAGGAGGCGGAGACCAAGCTGCGCGACGTCACCGCGATGGCCAATTCGCCGCGCGGCGCCTCGGCGGTCGGCGACGTGCTGGGATCCCCGCTGATCCAGGCCCTGCGCGAGCGCGAGGTCGATCTGCAGCGGCAGATCGCCGACGCCACCAACCGCTACGGCAACAGGCACCCGATGCTGCAGGCCCTGCAGAGCCAGCTGCGCGACCTGCAAGGCCAGATCAGGTCCGATGTCGGCAAGATCGTCTCCAACCTCAGCAACGAGGTGGAACTGGCGAAGGGCCGCGAGCAGGGGCTGAAGGCCAGCCTGGATCAGGCTGAGGCCAAGCAGAACGAACAGCAGCAGGCGACCGTCGGCCTGCGCACCCTGGAACGCGACGCCACCACCGCGCAGGCGATGTACGAGTCGCTGCTGACCCGTTCGCAGCAGATCGCGGCACAGACCGACATGCGCCAGCCCGACGCCCGCGTGGTGTCGGAGGCGTCGATCCCGCTCGACCCGTCTCAGCCCAACCGCAAGCTGATCGTGCTTCTGGCGCTGGTGGCGTCGGGTACCCTGGGCGTGCTTCTGGCCATGCTGCGCGAACGGGCCGACGGCGGCTTCCGCAGCCCGCACCAGTTCGAACTGGCGACCGGCGTGCGCAGCCTGGGCATCGTGCCGCGCATTCCGCGCTTCGGCGGCTCGCCCGCCAGCTACGTCGTCGACAAGCCGGTCTCCGCCTTCGCGGAATCGATGCAGAACCTGCGCACCTCGCTGCTGCTCGCCAATCCCGACGGGCGGCACCGGGTGATCCTGTTCAGCTCGTCGGTTCCGGGCGAGGGCAAGAGCTCGGTCGCCGCGGCCTTCGCCCGCACCTGCGCCAACGCCGGCCAGCGGACGATCCTGGTCGACTGCGACCTCAGGCGGAAGTGCCTGCACGAGATGCTGGGCATGGCCAACAACCGTGGCCTGTCGGAGGTGCTGGCCGGCACCGCGGCGCTGGAGGACGCGATCCAGGTCGATCCGCGCACCGGCCTGCACGTCATCTCCGCCGGCCATGGCAGGTCGCTGCCGCAGGATGCCCTGGGCTCGTCCGGCATGCACCAGCTGCTGTCGCGCCTGTCGGTCAACTACGACCGCGTGGTCCTGGATTCGCCGCCGGTCCTGGCGGTGTCGGAAGGCAAGCTGCTGGCAGCGCTCGCCGACCAGACCGTCTTCATCGTCCGCTGGGGGCTGACCAAGCGCGGCACCGCCATGGCCGGCCTGAAGGAGGTGGTCGAGGCCGGCGGCGAGGTGGTGGGCGTCCTGTTCAGTCAGGTCGATACCCGGCGCCACGCCCAGTACGAGTTCCCCGACAGCGGCCGGTACCACGGCTACCGCCGCTACTACGCGAACTGA
- a CDS encoding glycosyltransferase family 4 protein: MKKPALVFSWEMFGPYHMDRLEAVGRRLGHVYDVIGLEVGSKSHTYAWDSTGTGQNFRKITLFPGQSKADLSKVAVYRALLRECRRVDARFVFLCHYEDPDVFALALTMRLTGRKVINMNASKYDDKPRILWREMVKSVFYSPYQAGIGGSHRTVDYFRLLGLPKDRLYIGYDTLSLDRIRRLSGMEPAPGGVPFADRHFTIIARFVPKKNLFRAVEAYDIYRRLAGPAARPLHLCGSGPLEADLRAEVTRRGLDGSIVFRGFLQEKGIAETLGSTLCLLLPSLEEQFGLVVNEALAMGVPTILSDQCGARDVLIRSGLNGHIVEPDNPEGLARYMLSVAGDEDEWRRLSLNGRPFQALADASFFAQSVEKAVVALGGPKAERSADTKYASDYSADPEGGQHGRSAGAALTGS; the protein is encoded by the coding sequence ATGAAGAAGCCCGCGCTGGTCTTCAGTTGGGAGATGTTCGGCCCCTACCACATGGACCGGCTGGAAGCGGTCGGCCGCCGGCTGGGCCATGTCTATGACGTGATCGGGCTGGAGGTCGGGTCGAAATCGCACACCTACGCCTGGGATTCGACCGGAACGGGGCAGAATTTCCGCAAGATCACCCTGTTTCCCGGCCAGTCGAAGGCAGACCTGTCGAAGGTCGCGGTCTACCGCGCCCTGCTGCGCGAATGCCGGCGCGTCGACGCGCGCTTCGTCTTCCTGTGCCATTACGAGGATCCGGACGTCTTCGCGCTCGCCCTGACCATGCGGCTGACCGGGCGCAAGGTCATCAACATGAACGCGTCCAAATACGACGACAAGCCGCGCATCCTGTGGCGGGAGATGGTCAAGAGCGTCTTCTACTCCCCCTATCAGGCGGGGATCGGCGGCAGCCACCGCACGGTGGATTACTTCCGTCTGTTGGGACTCCCGAAAGACAGGCTCTATATCGGGTACGACACGCTGTCGCTGGACCGTATCCGGCGCCTGTCCGGGATGGAGCCGGCCCCTGGGGGAGTACCCTTCGCCGACCGCCACTTCACCATCATCGCGCGCTTCGTCCCGAAGAAGAACTTGTTCCGGGCGGTCGAAGCCTACGACATTTACCGGCGGCTGGCCGGCCCGGCCGCCCGTCCGCTCCACCTCTGCGGGTCCGGTCCCCTGGAGGCGGATCTGCGGGCGGAGGTGACGCGGCGCGGGCTGGACGGATCGATCGTCTTCCGCGGTTTCCTGCAGGAGAAGGGGATTGCGGAAACGCTGGGGTCCACGCTGTGCCTGCTGCTGCCGTCCTTGGAGGAGCAGTTCGGCCTGGTGGTGAACGAGGCATTGGCCATGGGGGTTCCGACCATCCTGTCCGATCAGTGCGGCGCCCGCGACGTGCTGATCCGCAGCGGGCTGAACGGCCACATCGTGGAGCCGGACAACCCCGAGGGGCTGGCGCGCTACATGCTGTCGGTCGCGGGGGACGAGGATGAATGGCGCCGCCTGAGCCTGAACGGGCGGCCCTTCCAGGCCTTGGCCGATGCCAGCTTCTTCGCCCAGTCGGTGGAGAAGGCCGTGGTGGCGCTGGGCGGCCCGAAGGCGGAGCGCAGCGCGGACACGAAGTATGCGTCCGACTATTCCGCCGACCCGGAGGGTGGCCAGCATGGCCGGTCCGCCGGAGCGGCACTGACCGGGAGTTGA
- a CDS encoding glycosyltransferase family 4 protein: MERNARTHVVVSGRLPPPVDGMSRVTALVLDRLKDRMRGRGRVEVADLSPGWNGGGGAYHLRKMARVFGTMGRLAAGLGKADRRFYMPVDSGWGALYTAALAGTARLFGYERVLHHHSFATISKPTWRMRLLTRVAGADCTHVLLCPAMQMRFQSIYPAARSCMTMSNAIFSTPDAAPRPRRDGPLRIGHLSNLCSEKGLDTLFALLRALQLEGVDAKLVLAGPGLKPKDNAMIAAGLMAFDGAVEYHGPVHGEAKEAFYRDIDVFVFPTRYRNEAQPLVLFEAMAAGVPVLAYERGCIGSDIPADGLVPQNADFVKAALPILAAWADDRDALAAASAQTLTRARVAYETSRIGLDLLLDRIAGPHPATAATAVPAKRRVAG, encoded by the coding sequence ATGGAACGGAACGCGCGCACCCATGTGGTCGTCTCGGGACGGCTGCCGCCGCCGGTGGACGGGATGAGCCGGGTGACCGCCCTGGTGCTGGACCGTCTCAAGGACCGCATGCGGGGGCGCGGCCGGGTCGAGGTGGCCGACCTGTCGCCGGGATGGAACGGCGGCGGCGGCGCCTACCACCTGCGCAAGATGGCGCGGGTGTTCGGAACCATGGGCAGGCTCGCCGCCGGCCTGGGGAAGGCCGACCGGCGTTTCTACATGCCGGTCGATTCCGGCTGGGGAGCGCTCTATACAGCGGCACTCGCCGGCACCGCGCGCCTGTTCGGCTACGAGCGGGTGCTGCACCACCATTCCTTCGCCACCATCAGCAAACCGACATGGCGGATGCGGCTGCTGACGCGGGTCGCCGGGGCCGACTGCACCCATGTGCTGCTGTGCCCGGCGATGCAGATGCGCTTTCAGTCGATCTATCCGGCGGCGCGCAGCTGCATGACGATGTCGAATGCCATCTTCTCCACCCCCGACGCCGCCCCGCGTCCGCGGCGCGACGGCCCCCTGCGCATCGGCCACCTGTCGAACCTGTGCAGCGAGAAGGGGCTGGACACGCTGTTCGCCCTGCTGCGCGCCCTTCAGTTGGAAGGGGTGGACGCCAAGCTGGTGCTGGCCGGCCCCGGCCTGAAGCCGAAGGACAACGCGATGATCGCCGCCGGGCTGATGGCCTTCGACGGGGCGGTCGAGTATCACGGCCCGGTCCATGGCGAGGCCAAGGAGGCCTTCTACCGCGACATCGACGTCTTCGTCTTCCCCACCCGCTACCGGAACGAGGCGCAGCCGCTGGTCCTGTTCGAGGCGATGGCGGCGGGCGTGCCGGTGCTGGCCTATGAGCGCGGCTGCATCGGCTCGGACATCCCCGCCGACGGTCTGGTGCCGCAGAATGCCGATTTCGTGAAGGCGGCGCTGCCGATCCTGGCGGCCTGGGCCGACGACCGCGATGCGCTCGCCGCCGCGTCCGCCCAGACGCTGACCCGCGCGCGGGTCGCCTACGAGACCAGCCGCATCGGCCTGGACCTGTTGCTGGACCGCATCGCCGGCCCGCACCCCGCGACCGCCGCGACCGCCGTGCCGGCCAAGCGCCGGGTGGCGGGGTAG
- a CDS encoding flippase, with protein MSAGHRIFRNIRALAAAKAATMASGLVTAAWTARVLGPDSFGVLGFGTSLMAYAALFVNMGLSTYAIREIARDRDRNDHRDRAAELSEHVLTLRTVLALLVGAVYAVFILSLDKPMEVKAVLLMQAVQLLGNALVLDFVYQATEKMGVIATREIGTSIGSMLLVFLLVRGPEDAITAAAITGGSITVNALIMIGRFRRDFGTLRPRIDLKVWRRILTAATPMAVGVFAWAIFTHLDVVMLGFLAPHTEVGWYSAAVKIQTLANLVGNIVMNAFLPQLAASYGEIGPMRDRMRAYAGVMLAVGGLVIAGGFALAPVILGTLFGDAYAPATLALRLLMLASAVVYANMILGNPLLVWHRQTGYMIAMLSGGALNALLNIWWIPRYGIEGAAMATFTAELAATVAIAWIHRRAVGELYVGIAARAMLCAGAAIGTAFALAHVGAPFFDRMPALVHFVAGSAAMVAVYALVAVLTGLVRPKRLRRLTSATA; from the coding sequence ATGTCCGCTGGCCACCGCATCTTCCGGAACATCCGAGCCCTTGCCGCCGCGAAGGCGGCGACGATGGCGAGCGGGCTGGTCACCGCCGCCTGGACCGCGCGGGTGCTGGGCCCGGACAGCTTCGGCGTGCTGGGATTCGGCACGTCGCTGATGGCCTATGCGGCCCTGTTCGTGAACATGGGCCTGTCCACCTACGCCATCCGCGAGATCGCGCGCGACCGCGATCGGAACGACCACCGCGACCGGGCAGCGGAGCTGTCGGAGCATGTGCTGACCCTTCGAACCGTCCTGGCCCTGTTGGTGGGTGCCGTCTATGCAGTCTTCATCCTGTCTTTGGACAAGCCGATGGAGGTGAAGGCGGTTCTTCTGATGCAGGCGGTGCAGCTGCTCGGGAACGCCCTGGTGCTCGACTTTGTTTATCAGGCGACCGAGAAGATGGGGGTGATCGCAACGCGGGAGATCGGGACCTCCATCGGCTCCATGCTGCTCGTCTTCCTGCTGGTGCGTGGACCTGAGGACGCCATCACCGCGGCCGCCATCACCGGCGGCTCCATCACCGTCAACGCGCTGATCATGATCGGCCGTTTCCGCCGCGATTTCGGCACGCTGCGCCCGAGGATCGACCTGAAGGTGTGGCGCCGGATCCTGACGGCGGCGACGCCGATGGCGGTCGGCGTCTTCGCCTGGGCGATCTTCACCCATCTGGACGTGGTGATGCTGGGCTTCCTGGCCCCGCACACCGAGGTCGGCTGGTACAGCGCGGCAGTGAAGATCCAGACCCTGGCGAATCTGGTCGGCAACATCGTGATGAACGCCTTCCTGCCGCAATTGGCTGCCTCTTATGGCGAGATCGGGCCGATGCGCGACCGGATGCGCGCCTATGCCGGCGTCATGCTGGCGGTCGGCGGGCTGGTCATCGCCGGCGGCTTCGCCCTGGCGCCGGTCATCCTGGGCACGCTGTTCGGCGACGCCTACGCCCCGGCGACGCTGGCGCTGCGGCTGCTGATGCTGGCCTCGGCGGTGGTCTACGCCAACATGATCCTGGGCAACCCGCTGCTCGTCTGGCACCGGCAGACCGGCTACATGATCGCCATGCTGTCGGGTGGTGCGCTGAACGCCCTGCTGAACATCTGGTGGATTCCCCGCTACGGCATCGAGGGCGCGGCAATGGCGACCTTCACCGCGGAACTGGCCGCCACCGTCGCCATCGCCTGGATCCACCGTCGGGCGGTGGGCGAGCTGTATGTCGGGATCGCCGCGCGGGCGATGCTGTGCGCCGGCGCGGCCATCGGCACGGCCTTCGCCCTGGCCCATGTCGGCGCCCCGTTCTTCGACCGCATGCCGGCGCTGGTGCATTTCGTCGCCGGCAGCGCGGCGATGGTCGCGGTCTATGCGCTGGTGGCCGTTCTGACCGGTCTGGTGCGTCCGAAAAGGCTGCGCCGGCTGACCAGCGCCACGGCGTGA